The segment CTGCGCCGCCGCAGGTCGGACAGACCTGGGTCGCCCCCCCTTTGGCGCCGGTCCCTTTGCAGGCGCCGCAGGCCTCGGGCCGGCGTAGTTTGATCTTCGCCTCTTTCCCGAAGTAAGCCTCCTCGAAGGTGATCGTCATGTTGTAGCGGAGATCGTTCCCCCGTTGAGCGCGGGTGCGTCCTCTCCCGCCGCCCGACGCGCCGAAGAACTCCTCAAAGATGTCGCCGAAGATATCGGAGAACCCGCCTTGGTTAAAGTCAAAGCCGCCCGATCCGGGCTGTCCGGCATGTCCGAAGAGATCATAGCTTCTCCGCTTTTCGCCGTCTGCCAAAACGCTGTAGGCTTCGTTGACCTCTTTGAATTTATCCTCGGCCGCCTTGTCCCCCGGGTTGCGATCGGGGTGGTACTTCAGGGCCATCTTCCGATACGCCTTTTTGAGCTCTTCTTCAGAGGCGCTTCGCTCGACACCGAGCACTTCGTAATAATCGATTTTGTTCGCCACAGGACTCCCTGACATGGAAGTAAGCTTTCAGCGATCAGCCACCGGCAAGCTCACCTCATTCCTTGTTTAAGCGGACGGCCAAACCGCCGACAGCTGATCGCTTGATTCTATTTGCCTATCTTATTTCTTTCGCTTATTTCTCTTCGTTATTTCTTATCGGTCTCTTCAAATTCGGCATCGACGACGTTCTCGTCGCGCTTCGTCTCTTGCTTTCCGTCGCCCGCACCATCACCGCCGGTCGGTCCGGCTTGGCCGCCACCCGGCGCGGCGCCGGTCTTTTTATACATCTCTTCGGCCAGCTTGTGGGAGACTTTGGAGAGCTCGGTGATGGCCGACCGGATCTGATCGACCTCATTCGATTCCATTGCCTTTCGGGCTTGGGCGATCTGATCTTGAATCTGAGTCTTCTCTTCCGGCGAGACCTTGTCGCCGAAATCGCCCAGTGATTTCTCGGTGGCATAGATGAGGCTGTCGGCCTCATTCTTCACCTCGATCAACGCTTTCTTCTTTTTATCTTCCTCTGCATGGGCCTGGGCATCTTTGACAAGCTTGTCGATCTCATCTTTGCTCAGACCGCTGGAGGCGGTGATCCGGATCGACTGCTCCTTTTGTGTCGCCATGTCTTTTGCGGAGACATGGACAATGCCGTTTGCATCGATGTCGAAGGTGACCTCTACCTGAGGAATGCCGCGCGGCGCGGGAGGAATTCCGATCAGATCGAATTGGCCGAGGAGTTTGTTGTCGGCCGCCATCTCGCGCTCTCCCTGGAAGACCCGGATCGTCACCGCCGTCTGATTGTCCGACGCGGTCGAGAAGACCTGGCTCTTCTTGGTTGGAACGGTCGTGTTGCGATCGATAATCCGGGTGAAGACCCCGCCGAGCGTTTCGATCCCGAGCGAGAGCGGCGTCACGTCGAGGAGAAGCACATCTTTGACCTCTCCCTTCAGCACCGCCCCCTGGATCGCAGCCCCGATGGCAACCACCTCATCCGGGTTGACCCCTTTGTGCGGCTCTTTTCCGAAGAACTGCTTGACCACCTGCTGGACCTTCGGCATCCGGGTCATCCCGCCGACGAGGACCACCTCATCAACCTCTTTTGCGGAGAGTCCCGCATCGGAGAGCGCTTTTTTGCACGGCTCGATGGTCCGCTGAACGAGCGGATCGACCAGCTGCTCCAGCTTCGCGCGGGTGAGCTTCACCACCAAATGCTTCGGACCGGTGGCGTCGGCGGTAATAAAGGGCAGGTTGATCTCGGTCTCCATGGCGTTGGAGAGCTCAATCTTCGCCTTCTCCGCAGCCTCTTTCAACCGCTGCAGCGCCATCCGATCTTTCTTCAGATCGATCCCGTTTTCCTTCCGGAACTCCTCGATCAGCCAATCCATGATCATAAGGTCGAAGTCGTCTCCGCCGAGATAGGTATCGCCGTTCGTCGATTTCACCTCAAAGACGCCGTCACCGATCTCGAGGATGGAGACGTCAAACGTTCCCCCTCCAAGATCATAGACGGAGATCTTCTCGTCTTTCTTCTTGTCCAATCCATAGGCCAAAGAGGCCGCCGTCGGCTCATTGATGATCCGAAGGACATTCAAGCCGGCGATCTGTCCGGCATCTTTGGTCGCCTGCCGCTGGCTGTCATCGAAATAAGCCGGGACGGTGACGACGACCTCGGTGATCTTCTCGCCGAGATAGGCCTCCGCATCCTGCTTCAGCTTCTGCAAGATCATCGCGGAGACTTCCTGGGGGCTATACGCCTTCCCCTGAATCTCGACGTGGGCATCGCCGTTCGCCGCCTTGACGATTTTATAGG is part of the Candidatus Manganitrophaceae bacterium genome and harbors:
- the dnaK gene encoding molecular chaperone DnaK encodes the protein MAKVIGIDLGTTFSCIAVVTGGQPEVIPNAEGSRTTPSVVAITDKGERLVGQVARRQAVTNPANTIYSIKRLMGRKYDSPEVKEAMKRLPYKIVKAANGDAHVEIQGKAYSPQEVSAMILQKLKQDAEAYLGEKITEVVVTVPAYFDDSQRQATKDAGQIAGLNVLRIINEPTAASLAYGLDKKKDEKISVYDLGGGTFDVSILEIGDGVFEVKSTNGDTYLGGDDFDLMIMDWLIEEFRKENGIDLKKDRMALQRLKEAAEKAKIELSNAMETEINLPFITADATGPKHLVVKLTRAKLEQLVDPLVQRTIEPCKKALSDAGLSAKEVDEVVLVGGMTRMPKVQQVVKQFFGKEPHKGVNPDEVVAIGAAIQGAVLKGEVKDVLLLDVTPLSLGIETLGGVFTRIIDRNTTVPTKKSQVFSTASDNQTAVTIRVFQGEREMAADNKLLGQFDLIGIPPAPRGIPQVEVTFDIDANGIVHVSAKDMATQKEQSIRITASSGLSKDEIDKLVKDAQAHAEEDKKKKALIEVKNEADSLIYATEKSLGDFGDKVSPEEKTQIQDQIAQARKAMESNEVDQIRSAITELSKVSHKLAEEMYKKTGAAPGGGQAGPTGGDGAGDGKQETKRDENVVDAEFEETDKK